The Tubulanus polymorphus chromosome 1, tnTubPoly1.2, whole genome shotgun sequence genome contains a region encoding:
- the LOC141913463 gene encoding uncharacterized protein LOC141913463, with amino-acid sequence MALKWIVSVLYLTISFSTNVYAADFSFTSLSFSMPSGMTISRTYTLYGRAGLRSNVYIPTTGGNFPSKVYCMEYDVTNGAPPSPLPTPAIPVTFRPSGGANWGILGGRTSTRSIQITFTVPSPKDKCEACIYLCINSDAPHANEQANEKDNNWACQTTSLSCDTDVSLTSMSSVPTLYEWKSVQTPYYVDVKSDKSFTATTSTDNFVLTTFFSDKTTASCEYTTKMVPYSCTPLAGAPNITTTMTSNLKQGLTGGKTVTLSGTVNFPALPAAICGVATLHVCTVISNSTDSTWGEMITKMNNNIQCRPVNDRFCTPDPMIDTPVASAPCLIKGKAVSLDFIFDITNNKRTDIATDTFTNIPASTGGTNFAIVAMLTSAATIPPTSATTLYAYNLTTTQSMAQKLDTTNKITPVNAKASNVVITDKCKDVKYVCFLLKPGTKPTYAVDFDLNNNHTCTTDDTLFNDKKICDPDLSLTISKIQPKLQGVDVPISDGYPVDLEIDFSFKNVATNPDIASGNNVIAPCGAYNNYKFTALIINKDLTKSASAITCSSVITNSALNATVLTTIDSTTILRAPIPAASDGPAILTNKELTNIRLTPEDCLLPKYVCICVEPDPAAGWTDFNMTNNFDCKVIKQDCGPSIGNLPNTTCIYENVTGDNWLFTIEASDPDDDLLTWHYFASPMDDSFYMDPANSGIIKYRAKHKINYEKIKEYKLHVMVTDSKNKGVTGTLNICIKDSNDLPKFHNLPATVTVPENQLHQASIFQLNVTDEDNDPIAFNITSSQPKDGVNKFTVDRNLGVVYVKDNAGIDYEYLWDNYIPAPSYKLNITACDNTGCTAAFLNVSILDVNEPPFYSPNKSNHFKIKEPATYAAPCPARRGKIFEIRTAGDVDSFIPSSPPRDPLSYSLYDKKYVNEFYKLHIVEGRMTICEGDSVIDYESTTLPRIFYIDIVVTDSGFQHEGDKKGIVPLSAVYQLKVYVQNICETPYFTTALPQVSIPENTPVGTTVAEVVGTDADLWLYGEFWFTVDPTNNASKYFETRRISRTRAALLVKSPIDSELYTTFINVPVRIIDYCNKIRTGTVKVTVLNVNDNAPVFNQTLYNWEVSTTAAIGTFLGHVSATDADNAVTSITYNKLYHAEMFSMNSSSGMVDTLLTPMLPYHKYVLYTVASDNDPKNPLKSLVSTIRIDTYVECEVLTSWYSKQNLLHFNYARIQSFLMSLQPLCNPCLPRLHNISEINGKAVLIIYFLKDGSTEVLGNIGRPKEFLTNDTVLNSLLPTDLTPYEISNVTNTCPVSVDVSADCSGLLCSVFGQLAMGFLLSVALTVWLGLIVAIGLYFFPTHERHGQRLDTPFVRGGDFVKKVETVRFHHPEAAQGDLVTFDFRYSDNPTVARRFLPEVNE; translated from the exons ATGGCGCTGAAATGGATAGTTTCTGTTTTATATttgacgatcagtttttcgaCCAATGTTTACGCAGCAG ATTTCTCGTTCACTTCTCTGTCATTCTCGATGCCGTCTGGAATGACTATTAGTCGTACATACACTCTGTACGGTCGCGCTGGTCTACGTAGTAACGTGTATATACCTACAA CCGGAGGTAACTTTCCATCCAAAGTCTACTGCATGGAGTACGATGTGACGAACGGAGCTCCACCGAGTCCGCTTCCAACTCCAGCTATTCCAGTAACATTCAGACCGAGTGGTGGAGCGAACTGGGGAATACTCGGAGGACGAACTTCAACACGATCTATACAAATTACATTTACAGTACCGTCACCTAAAGATAAATGTGAAGCCTGTATATATCTGTGTATAAACAGTGATGCTCCGCACGCTAATGAACAAGCGAATGAGAAAGACAATAACTGGGCTTGTCAAACGACTTCTTTATCATGTGATACGG ACGTGAGTTTAACATCGATGTCGTCAGTACCGACACTTTACGAATGGAAATCTGTGCAAACTCCTTACTACGTCGACGTGAAATCTGATAAATCATTTACTGCTACAACTTCAACTGATAATTTTGtattaactacatttttctCCGATAAAACAACAGCGAGTTGCGAATACACAACAAAAATGGTACCGTATAGTTGTACACCTCTAGCCGGAGCCCCGAATATCACTACAACTATGACttcaaatttaaaacaagGTTTAACCGGAGGTAAAACAGTGACATTATCTGGCACGGTAAATTTCCCTGCACTTCCGGCAGCGATATGCGGTGTTGCGACGCTCCATGTCTGTACAGTCATCTCAAACTCTACTGATTCTACTTGGGGAGAAATGATCACAAAAATGAACAATAATATCCAGTGTCGTCCTGTAAATGATAGATTCTGTACTCCAG ATCCGATGATTGATACTCCAGTTGCCAGCGCCCCCTGTCTGATAAAAGGGAAAGCAGTTTCGTTGGATTTCATATTcgatataacaaataataaACGAACTGATATCGCGACTGATACATTTACTAATATTCCAGCATCGACTGGAGGCACGAATTTCGCTATAGTCGCCATGTTAACATCAGCGGCGACGATCCCTCCAACATCGGCGACTACTCTTTACGCGTACAATCTTACAACTACACAATCTATGGCTCAGAAATTAGATACCACAAACAAGATTACACCAGTCAATGCTAAAGCGAGTAATGTTGTAATAACTGATAAATGTAAAGATGTaaaatatgtttgttttttgttaaAACCTGGAACTAAACCGACCTACGCGGTCGACTTCGACCTCAACAATAACCACACTTGTACAACAGACGACACTCTGTTTAATGACAAGAAAATCTGTGATCCTG ATCTATCACTGACTATTTCGAAAATACAACCGAAACTACAAGGAGTTGATGTTCCAATAAGTGATGGTTACCCGGTcgatttagaaattgatttctcATTCAAAAACGTGGCCACAAATCCAGACATCGCTTCAGGAAACAATGTTATTGCGCCGTGTGGAgcttataataattataaattcACCGCGTTAATCATTAACAAAGATTTAACTAAATCTGCGAGCGCGATCACGTGTTCATCGGTAATTACAAACAGCGCTCTGAACGCTACTGTTTTAACTACTATAGACTCGACTACTATTCTTCGAGCTCCGATACCCGCAGCTAGCGACGGTCCCGCTATACTGACTAATAAAGAACTAACTAATATCAGACTAACTCCTGAAGATTGTCTATTACCTaagtatgtatgtatatgcgtTGAACCGGACCCGGCTGCTGGTTGGACTGACTTCAATATGACGAATAATTTCGATTGTAAAGTGATAAAACAGGACTGTGGTCCGT CTATTGGAAATCTACCGAATACAACTTGTATCTATGAGAATGTTACTGGTGATAATTGGTTATTTACTATAGAAGCTTCAGATCCTGATGACGATTTATTAACCTGGCATTATTTCGCGTCTCCAATGGATGATAGTTTCTATATGGACCCAGCAAACA GTGGAATCATCAAGTATAGAGCCaaacataaaataaattaCGAGAAAATAAAGGAATACAAACTTCACGTAATGGTTACGGATAGTAAAAACAAAGGCGTTACTGGAACTTTGAATATCTGTATCAAAGATTCAAATGATTTACCGAAATTCCACAATTTACCGGCGACTGTAACTGTTCCTGAAAATCAACTTCATCAAGCTTCAATATTTCAG TTAAATGTAACGGATGAAGACAATGATCCCATTGCGTTTAATATCACATCGTCTCAACCTAAAGATGGTGTTAACAAATTCACTGTGGATCGCA atttagGTGTGGTTTATGTGAAGGATAATGCAGgaatagattatgaatatttaTGGGATAATTACATCCCGGCTCCGTCTTATAAACTGAATATAACAGCTTGTGATAATACAGGATGTACAGCAGCATTTCTGAATGTTTCAATACTAGATGTTAATGAACCTCCATTTTATTCACCAAATAAATCTAATCACTTCAAAATTAAAGAACCAGCCACT TATGCTGCACCATGTCCGGCCCGAAgaggaaaaatatttgaaatccgGACGGCAGGAGATGTTGATTCATTTATCCCATCTTCACCTCCTAGAGATCCATTATCATATAGTTTATACGATAAGAAATATGTGAATGAGTTTTATAAACTGCACATAGTTGAAGGCCGAATGACTATTTGTGAAGGCGACTCGGTGATTGACTATGAAAGCACTACATTACCGCGTATATTCTATATAG ataTAGTTGTCACTGATTCTGGATTCCAACATGAAGGTGACAAGAAGGGTATTGTACCTTTATCAGCCGTTTATCAACTGAAAGTTTACGTGCAAAATATATGTGAAACGCCATATTTTACTACTGCACTACCACAAGTATCAATACCTGAAAATACACCAGTCGGTACAACAGTAGCTGAGGTAGTTGGTACAGATGCAGATCTGTGGTTATACGGTGAATTCTGGTTCACTGTTGATCCTACAAATAATGCTTCCAAATATTTCGAAACTCGAAGAATATCCCGAACACGCGCCGCTCTACTGGTGAAATCTCCCATAGATTCTGAACTCTACACAACATTCATCAACGTTCCAGTTAGAATTATTGACTATTGTAACAAAATAAGGACTGGCACGGTGAAAGTGACCGTTTTAAATGTCAATGATAATGCTCCGGTTTTTAACCAAACACTTTATAACTGGGAGGTATCGACAACAGCAGCGATCGGAACATTCCTGGGACACGTCTCCGCTACTGATGCTGATAACG CTGTAACTTCGATCACGTATAATAAACTGTATCACGCTGAGATGTTTTCTATGAACTCCAGTTCAGGAATGGTTGATACTTTACTCACTCCGATGTTACCTTACCATAAATACGTATTGTATACAGTCGCTTCTGATAACGACCCGAAAAATCCGCTCAAATCGCT AGTATCTACGATAAGAATTGACACATACGTGGAATGCGAGGTTCTCACTAGCTGGTATTCGAAACAAAaccttctacatttcaattatgccagaattcagtcgtttctaatGAGTTTACAACCACTTTGTAACCCGTGTTTACCACGACTACACAATATATCTGAGATTAACGG GAAAGCGGTTCTGATTATATATTTCCTGAAAGATGGATCTACGGAAGTTCTGGGAAATATCGGAAGACCGAAAGAGTTTCTTACTAATGATACCGTATTAAACTCATTATTACCGACTGATTTGACGCCGTATGAGATCAGTAATGTCACTAATACGTGTCCTGTCTCAGTCGATGTGTCAGCAGATTGTAGCGGACTGTTGTGTTCAGTATTTGGCCAGTTAGCGATGGGATTTTTACTATCGGTAGCATTGACCGTGTGGTTAGGGTTGATAGTAGCTATTGGTTTATACTTCTTCCCTACACATGAACGACACGG ACAACGTTTGGACACTCCGTTTGTGAGAGGAGGTGATTTTGTTAAGAAAGTAGAGACTGTTCGGTTCCATCATCCCGAGGCTGCTCAAG gagATTTAGTGACTTTTGATTTTCGATATTCTGATAACCCGACAGTGGCGCGACGATTCCTACCGGAAGTCAATGAATGA